One Tamlana carrageenivorans genomic region harbors:
- a CDS encoding glycosyltransferase family 2 protein, producing MKLSVVILNYNVRHFLELCLKSVQAATVAIDSEIIVVDNNSEDDSCQMVKTLFPDVILIEEKTNGGFSKGNNIGVARAKGEYLCILNPDTVVAEDTFLELLEFSETKVDLGIVGCKLINGSGFFLPESKRNIPYVNVALKKICGHSKTYYANQISKEEIGEVEILVGAFMFLKREVYNKVGGFDEDYFMYGEDIDLSYKVLQAGYKNYYFGKTSVIHYKGESTLRDKNYARRFFGAMQIFYKKHFKSNAIFDFVVWIGIKFFYLLRKVPNVSKKQIQTYYFVSKTRNLSLEKILDRPVLLKSDLKTVETEVEVIFDGNFLSFKEIIQFIESSFSQNKVLTYKILPNNSEFIIGSDNGLARGEIISLK from the coding sequence GTGAAACTCTCTGTTGTTATTCTAAATTATAATGTGCGCCACTTTTTGGAACTTTGTTTAAAAAGTGTACAGGCTGCCACAGTTGCTATAGATTCAGAAATTATTGTAGTAGATAATAATTCTGAGGATGATAGTTGCCAAATGGTGAAGACTTTATTTCCAGATGTTATCCTTATAGAAGAAAAAACAAACGGCGGCTTTTCTAAAGGAAATAATATAGGAGTAGCTCGGGCAAAAGGAGAATATCTATGCATTCTAAATCCGGACACCGTCGTTGCTGAAGATACGTTTTTAGAATTATTAGAATTTTCAGAAACAAAAGTAGACTTAGGTATTGTAGGTTGTAAACTAATAAATGGTTCGGGGTTTTTTCTTCCAGAAAGCAAGCGAAATATCCCCTACGTAAATGTGGCTTTAAAAAAGATTTGTGGTCATTCCAAAACCTATTATGCGAACCAAATAAGTAAGGAAGAAATTGGTGAAGTCGAAATACTTGTCGGCGCATTTATGTTTTTAAAACGAGAGGTTTACAATAAAGTAGGAGGTTTTGATGAGGATTACTTTATGTATGGCGAAGATATCGACTTGTCCTATAAAGTGCTTCAGGCGGGGTATAAAAATTATTACTTTGGAAAAACCTCGGTGATTCATTATAAAGGAGAAAGTACTTTACGAGATAAAAATTATGCACGTCGTTTTTTTGGTGCTATGCAAATATTTTATAAAAAGCACTTTAAATCTAATGCTATTTTCGATTTTGTAGTTTGGATAGGGATTAAGTTTTTCTATTTATTAAGAAAGGTGCCCAATGTTAGCAAGAAACAGATTCAGACCTATTATTTTGTGTCTAAAACCAGAAATTTATCATTAGAAAAGATTCTAGATCGCCCTGTTCTTTTGAAAAGTGATTTAAAAACTGTTGAAACGGAGGTAGAGGTTATTTTTGATGGAAATTTTTTAAGTTTTAAAGAAATCATTCAATTCATAGAATCTTCATTTTCTCAAAATAAAGTCCTAACTTATAAGATACTGCCAAATAATTCAGAGTTTATTATAGGAAGTGATAACGGATTGGCAAGAGGAGAGATTATAAGTTTAAAGTAG
- the recR gene encoding recombination mediator RecR, translated as MEFSSKILERAVNEMSQLPGIGKRTALRLVLHMLKQPKEQTTALVEALKTMRDDIKFCKSCHNISDVELCEICSNPIRDTSLICVVEDVRDVMAIENTSSFKGVYHVLGGKISPMDGVGPHDLNIESLVNKVKQGEIKELLFALSSTMEGDTTNFYIYKQIQDYNVFTSTIARGISVGDELEYADEITLSRSIINRVPFENSLKS; from the coding sequence ATGGAATTTTCATCTAAAATATTAGAGCGTGCTGTTAACGAAATGTCGCAGTTGCCTGGAATTGGTAAACGAACAGCCTTACGCTTGGTTTTGCACATGTTAAAGCAGCCCAAGGAGCAAACCACTGCTCTCGTGGAAGCTTTAAAAACCATGCGTGATGATATTAAATTCTGTAAATCTTGTCATAATATTAGTGATGTGGAACTTTGTGAAATTTGTTCAAATCCCATTAGGGATACCAGTTTAATTTGTGTTGTTGAAGATGTTCGTGATGTCATGGCTATCGAGAATACAAGCTCTTTTAAGGGGGTGTATCATGTTTTGGGTGGTAAAATATCGCCTATGGATGGTGTAGGGCCTCACGATTTAAATATTGAATCTTTAGTAAACAAAGTTAAACAGGGTGAAATAAAGGAATTGCTTTTTGCGTTAAGTTCAACGATGGAAGGCGACACCACAAATTTCTATATTTACAAGCAAATTCAAGATTATAACGTTTTTACTTCAACCATTGCAAGAGGAATTTCAGTAGGAGATGAATTGGAATATGCCGATGAGATTACCTTAAGCCGAAGTATTATTAATCGTGTGCCTTTTGAAAACTCATTAAAATCATAA
- a CDS encoding sodium:solute symporter yields the protein MTPTQILLLILAYFVVLILISYFTGKEDSNDAFFKANKSAPWYLVAFGMIGASLSGVTFISVPGAVETKQFGYLQVVFGYFFGYLVIAYVLLPIYYKLNLTSIYTYLRDRFGRISYKTGAVAFLISRVVGASFRLFLVAKVLQLLVFDQYGIPFTITVMITIALIWLYTFKGGIKTIIFTDTLQTLFMLISVVVTIVFLAHALDLNSISEIHSQVSTSPMSKTLFLDNPNDAQYFIKSFVAGMFITITMTGLDQDMMQKNLTCKNLKEAQKNMISFSVILIFVNILFLVLGLLLTQYANQNGITAKKDDLFPTIAMLPEIGILTSSFFLLGLIAAAYSSADSALTSLTTSFCIDIIELDKKPKKVQKRIRKRTHILISFILVLVIVLFDAIFKDVSVIWELFKAAGYTYGPLLGLFALGIFTKTQLKDRYVWIVALIAPIVSYFINAYSMELLNGYQIGFEILIVNGLLTFLGLILIRRKQDQSTGNFV from the coding sequence ATGACGCCTACTCAAATTCTTCTACTTATACTTGCTTATTTTGTTGTTTTGATATTAATATCTTACTTCACAGGAAAAGAAGATAGCAATGATGCTTTTTTTAAAGCCAATAAATCGGCCCCTTGGTATTTGGTTGCTTTTGGCATGATTGGCGCCTCACTTTCGGGTGTTACTTTTATATCGGTTCCTGGAGCCGTAGAAACGAAACAATTTGGTTATTTACAAGTGGTATTTGGCTACTTTTTTGGTTATTTAGTTATCGCCTATGTTTTGCTTCCTATTTATTACAAACTCAATTTAACCTCCATTTACACCTATTTAAGAGATCGTTTCGGACGCATAAGCTATAAAACGGGCGCTGTAGCTTTTTTAATTTCTCGAGTTGTTGGTGCTTCCTTTCGCTTGTTTTTGGTTGCTAAAGTATTGCAGTTATTGGTGTTTGACCAGTATGGCATCCCTTTTACAATAACCGTCATGATTACCATTGCTTTAATATGGTTATACACCTTTAAAGGCGGTATAAAAACCATCATATTTACAGACACCCTGCAAACGCTTTTCATGCTTATTTCGGTAGTGGTCACTATCGTATTTCTAGCCCATGCCTTGGATTTAAATAGCATTTCGGAAATCCATAGCCAAGTTTCAACAAGTCCTATGAGTAAAACACTCTTTTTAGACAATCCTAACGACGCCCAATATTTTATTAAAAGTTTTGTAGCAGGCATGTTTATCACCATAACTATGACTGGGCTAGACCAAGACATGATGCAAAAAAATCTAACCTGCAAAAACCTAAAAGAGGCTCAAAAAAACATGATTTCCTTTAGTGTCATTTTAATTTTTGTGAATATCCTTTTTTTAGTTTTAGGATTACTACTTACCCAATATGCGAATCAAAATGGTATAACCGCCAAAAAGGATGACTTGTTCCCAACCATTGCTATGCTTCCTGAAATAGGCATCCTTACCTCCTCGTTCTTCCTTTTAGGCTTAATAGCAGCAGCTTACTCTAGCGCCGATTCTGCTTTAACCTCGCTAACAACTTCCTTTTGTATAGACATTATTGAATTAGATAAAAAACCAAAGAAAGTTCAGAAACGCATAAGAAAACGTACACACATCCTAATCAGTTTTATTTTGGTGCTTGTTATTGTTTTATTTGATGCTATTTTTAAAGACGTTTCTGTAATTTGGGAATTGTTTAAAGCAGCAGGATACACTTACGGACCTTTATTAGGTTTATTTGCACTTGGTATTTTTACCAAAACGCAACTTAAAGACCGTTATGTTTGGATAGTGGCATTAATCGCACCAATCGTATCTTATTTTATAAATGCCTATTCTATGGAACTTCTAAACGGTTACCAAATTGGATTTGAGATTCTTATAGTTAATGGTTTGCTAACTTTCTTAGGATTAATATTGATTCGTAGAAAGCAAGACCAAAGTACAGGCAACTTCGTATGA
- a CDS encoding CoA-binding protein has translation MDKKTLVIGASLKSNRYSYLALQRLSAKSVEVVAFGLKKGVVSGVEIDTQLVPYKNIHTVTLYLNPNRQKPFYDYIMSLKPKRVIFNPGTENLEFYTLLHDAGISYEVACTLVLLSTNQY, from the coding sequence ATGGATAAAAAAACACTTGTAATTGGGGCTTCCTTAAAATCGAACCGGTATTCATACTTGGCTTTGCAGCGTTTGTCAGCCAAGTCTGTTGAGGTTGTAGCTTTTGGATTAAAAAAAGGAGTGGTTTCGGGTGTAGAAATTGATACGCAGTTAGTTCCGTATAAAAATATACACACCGTGACTTTGTATTTAAATCCAAACAGACAAAAACCGTTTTACGATTACATCATGTCATTAAAACCAAAACGCGTCATTTTTAACCCCGGAACAGAAAATCTAGAGTTTTATACATTACTTCATGATGCGGGTATTTCATACGAAGTTGCCTGTACTTTGGTCTTGCTTTCTACGAATCAATATTAA
- a CDS encoding 3-oxoacyl-ACP synthase III family protein translates to MYNSKIIGLGKYLPENVVTNNDLSKLMDTNDEWIQERTGIKERRWIPEGSEDTSAVMGAKAAKIAIERAGLTKDDIDFIVFATLSPDYYFPGCGVQIQDMLDMPTVGALDVRNQCSGFVYAISVADQFIKTGMYKNVLVIGAEYHSNGLDKTTRGRGVSVIFGDGAGACVLSREEDNSKGILSTHLHSEGKYADKLIVESPSIAHWVPEILDSDGEDISYFPYMDGTFVFKHAVVRFSEVIMEGLIKNGMNKEDIDLLIPHQANLRIAQFIQGKFGLRDDQVFNNIMKYGNTTAASVIIALTEAWETGKIKAGDNVVLAAFGSGFTWASAIIKWT, encoded by the coding sequence ATGTATAATTCTAAAATAATTGGTTTAGGAAAATATTTACCTGAAAATGTGGTAACTAATAACGATTTGTCAAAACTCATGGATACCAATGACGAATGGATTCAAGAGCGAACAGGTATAAAAGAACGGCGTTGGATTCCTGAAGGCAGCGAAGACACCTCGGCCGTCATGGGAGCTAAGGCCGCTAAAATAGCTATTGAACGTGCAGGCTTAACCAAAGACGATATCGATTTTATTGTGTTTGCAACGCTAAGTCCCGACTATTATTTTCCGGGCTGTGGCGTGCAAATTCAAGATATGTTAGATATGCCAACGGTGGGTGCTCTAGATGTTAGAAATCAATGTTCCGGATTTGTATATGCCATATCGGTTGCCGATCAATTTATTAAAACGGGCATGTATAAAAATGTGCTGGTTATTGGCGCAGAATATCATAGTAATGGTTTGGATAAAACCACACGCGGACGCGGCGTTTCAGTAATTTTTGGTGATGGTGCTGGCGCATGTGTGTTATCTCGAGAAGAGGATAATTCAAAAGGTATATTATCAACACATCTGCATAGTGAAGGTAAATACGCCGATAAACTTATTGTAGAATCACCAAGTATTGCGCATTGGGTACCTGAGATTTTAGATTCTGATGGCGAAGATATTTCATACTTCCCTTATATGGATGGTACCTTTGTGTTTAAACATGCCGTGGTACGATTTAGTGAAGTGATTATGGAAGGCTTGATTAAAAACGGTATGAATAAAGAGGACATCGATTTGCTTATTCCGCACCAAGCGAATTTGCGTATTGCGCAATTTATTCAAGGTAAATTTGGATTACGAGATGATCAAGTTTTTAATAACATTATGAAATATGGTAATACTACAGCCGCTTCTGTAATTATAGCACTTACCGAAGCCTGGGAAACTGGAAAAATTAAAGCAGGCGATAATGTAGTACTTGCTGCTTTTGGTAGTGGTTTTACATGGGCGAGTGCCATTATTAAATGGACTTAG
- the htpG gene encoding molecular chaperone HtpG, translated as MTKGNINVSVENIFPLIKKFLYSDHEIFLRELISNATDATLKLKHLTNIGEAKVEYGNPKIEVKIDKEGKKLHIIDQGLGMTAKEVEKYINQVAFSGAEEFLDKYKDSAKDSGIIGHFGLGFYSAFMVAEKVEIITKSFKDEPAAHWSCDGSPEFTLEPADKTDRGTEIILHIAEDSTEFLEDSKISELLLKYNKFMPVPIKFGTKEINDPEHEPQTVKGEDGKETTEPHRKITVDNIINNPNPAWTKQPADLKEEDYTGFYRELYPMQFEEPLFNIHLNVDYPFNLTGILYFPKLSNDMQMQKDKIQLYQNQVFVTDNVEGIVPEFLTMLRGVIDSPDIPLNVSRSYLQADGAVKKISSYITRKVADKLKSLFNANREDFEAKWNDIKIVIEYGMLSEEKFFEKAEAFALYPTVDGKFYTYEELFNKIKANQTDKDGKLVILYASDKDAQHSYIESAKAKDYEVLLLDSPIISHLIQKLEGTKENITFARVDGDHINNLIKKDENTISKLDEDQTKTLDELLKEVIPSEKFTVQLEAMDSSESPFTITQPEFMRRMKEMQATGGGGMNMFGNMPEMYNLVVNTNSNLVGEILNTEAKDKQERLINQSLDLARLSQGLLKGKELTNFIKRSYEMIK; from the coding sequence ATGACAAAAGGAAACATTAATGTATCGGTAGAGAATATCTTTCCTCTCATTAAAAAATTCTTGTACAGCGATCACGAAATCTTTTTACGTGAGCTGATTAGTAATGCTACAGATGCCACTTTAAAATTAAAGCACTTAACCAATATTGGTGAGGCTAAGGTTGAATATGGCAATCCAAAAATTGAAGTTAAAATTGATAAAGAAGGTAAAAAACTTCACATTATAGACCAAGGTTTAGGTATGACTGCTAAAGAAGTAGAAAAATACATTAACCAAGTGGCTTTTTCTGGAGCTGAAGAGTTTCTAGACAAATACAAAGATTCAGCTAAAGATTCTGGAATTATTGGTCATTTTGGATTAGGTTTCTACTCTGCTTTTATGGTGGCTGAAAAAGTTGAAATCATCACCAAATCTTTCAAAGATGAGCCTGCAGCACATTGGTCTTGCGACGGATCGCCAGAATTCACTTTAGAACCTGCGGATAAAACAGATAGAGGTACTGAAATCATTCTTCATATCGCTGAAGACTCAACTGAGTTTTTAGAAGACAGTAAAATTAGCGAGTTACTTTTAAAATATAACAAGTTCATGCCAGTGCCAATTAAATTTGGAACTAAGGAAATTAATGATCCTGAGCACGAACCACAAACTGTAAAAGGTGAAGACGGTAAAGAAACTACCGAACCTCACAGAAAAATTACAGTTGACAACATTATAAACAACCCGAATCCAGCTTGGACAAAGCAGCCGGCAGATTTAAAAGAAGAAGATTACACTGGTTTTTACCGTGAATTATACCCGATGCAATTCGAGGAGCCTTTATTCAACATTCACTTAAATGTTGATTACCCGTTCAACTTAACAGGGATTTTATACTTCCCTAAATTATCGAACGATATGCAAATGCAAAAGGACAAAATTCAACTGTACCAAAACCAAGTTTTTGTGACGGATAATGTTGAAGGTATTGTTCCAGAATTTTTAACTATGTTACGTGGTGTTATCGATTCGCCAGACATTCCGTTAAACGTATCGCGTTCATATTTACAAGCCGATGGTGCTGTTAAAAAGATTTCATCTTACATCACGAGAAAAGTTGCCGATAAGTTAAAGTCTCTTTTCAATGCTAATCGTGAAGATTTTGAAGCGAAATGGAATGATATTAAAATCGTCATTGAATACGGTATGCTTTCTGAAGAGAAATTCTTCGAAAAAGCTGAAGCCTTTGCTTTATACCCAACAGTTGATGGTAAATTCTACACTTACGAAGAGCTTTTCAATAAAATTAAAGCCAATCAAACTGATAAAGATGGTAAGTTAGTCATTCTTTACGCTTCAGATAAAGATGCACAACACAGTTACATCGAATCGGCTAAAGCTAAAGATTACGAAGTATTATTGTTAGACTCACCTATCATTTCACACTTAATTCAGAAATTAGAAGGTACAAAAGAGAACATTACGTTTGCTCGCGTTGATGGCGATCATATCAATAATCTAATTAAGAAAGATGAAAATACCATCTCTAAATTAGATGAAGATCAAACGAAAACTTTAGATGAGTTGTTAAAAGAAGTGATTCCTTCTGAAAAATTCACCGTACAATTAGAAGCTATGGACAGCTCGGAGTCGCCATTTACTATCACGCAACCAGAATTTATGCGTCGTATGAAAGAAATGCAAGCTACAGGCGGAGGCGGCATGAACATGTTTGGCAATATGCCAGAAATGTACAACTTGGTGGTTAACACAAACTCAAACTTAGTTGGAGAAATATTAAACACAGAAGCTAAAGACAAACAAGAACGTTTAATTAATCAGAGTTTAGATTTAGCTCGTTTATCGCAAGGTCTACTAAAAGGTAAAGAGCTTACAAACTTCATTAAACGTAGCTACGAAATGATAAAATAA
- a CDS encoding DUF4377 domain-containing protein, which translates to MKAECDAGAGKAQCLQIYKGDDIENAEWTYFYSTIEDFNFEPGLFQKIAVCEIHLNENDVPADASSIKYKLVKVLEKKDDPRMILNDIWAATHVEGVALDTNNNEPPYLEINIAKLMISGTDGCNNFSGSIKKLNTNTIALGPIAMTRKMCPNMEVPDRFSKSLTLSTTYKRDGLTLYFYDSEGHETLRFNKAD; encoded by the coding sequence ATGAAGGCAGAATGCGATGCTGGAGCAGGGAAAGCCCAATGCCTACAAATTTATAAAGGCGATGATATTGAAAATGCTGAATGGACTTACTTTTACAGTACGATTGAAGACTTTAACTTTGAACCCGGTTTGTTTCAAAAAATAGCAGTGTGTGAAATTCATTTGAATGAAAATGACGTACCTGCCGACGCTTCTTCCATCAAGTACAAATTGGTGAAAGTTTTAGAAAAAAAGGACGACCCCAGAATGATCTTAAACGATATTTGGGCCGCTACCCACGTTGAAGGCGTTGCCCTTGACACGAATAATAATGAGCCACCCTACTTAGAAATCAACATCGCCAAACTCATGATTTCAGGTACCGATGGTTGTAATAATTTCTCGGGAAGCATCAAAAAACTTAACACGAACACCATAGCGTTGGGTCCTATTGCTATGACTAGAAAAATGTGCCCCAATATGGAAGTTCCTGATCGTTTTAGCAAATCTTTAACCCTTTCTACAACCTATAAGAGAGATGGTTTAACGCTTTATTTTTATGATTCTGAAGGTCACGAAACCCTACGTTTTAATAAAGCAGACTAA
- a CDS encoding FKBP-type peptidyl-prolyl cis-trans isomerase: protein MKQFLFICALVLFTACEKDEAPKDYSAENDAEIQAYLSENNLDAKKSGTGLYYIIEDQGTGAVPKADDRVKVAYKGYFTDGTVFEENEEGISIPLNYLIRGWVEGLGYMKEGGKGTLIIPAHLAYGDVDKGNIPRGSVIIFDIELIYVNYATENEKDIKAYLEENNIENVTRAYSGLHYKIHNQGTGDKPKETDVVSVTYKGEFLDGKEFDKSTSEVSFDLSRVIKGFSEGISMLNEGGSATLYIPAHLAYGNAGQGSIPPGAVLIFEVELVKIN, encoded by the coding sequence ATGAAACAATTCCTATTTATTTGTGCCCTTGTACTTTTTACTGCCTGTGAAAAAGACGAAGCACCAAAAGATTATTCGGCTGAGAATGATGCAGAAATTCAAGCTTACCTCAGTGAAAACAACCTAGATGCTAAAAAAAGTGGTACTGGTTTATATTATATTATTGAAGACCAAGGAACAGGAGCAGTACCAAAAGCCGACGACCGTGTAAAGGTTGCCTATAAAGGATATTTTACCGACGGTACGGTTTTCGAAGAAAATGAAGAAGGCATATCTATTCCTCTAAACTACCTTATTAGAGGGTGGGTTGAAGGACTTGGGTATATGAAAGAGGGTGGAAAAGGCACTTTAATCATCCCTGCTCATTTGGCCTATGGCGATGTAGATAAAGGAAATATCCCAAGAGGCTCAGTCATTATTTTTGATATCGAACTCATTTATGTGAATTATGCTACCGAAAACGAGAAAGACATTAAAGCTTATTTAGAAGAAAACAATATTGAAAACGTTACTAGGGCCTACTCGGGCTTGCACTACAAGATTCATAACCAAGGAACAGGTGATAAACCCAAAGAAACCGATGTTGTAAGTGTTACTTACAAGGGAGAATTTTTAGATGGAAAAGAGTTTGACAAAAGCACTTCTGAAGTGAGTTTCGATTTATCTAGAGTCATTAAAGGATTTTCTGAAGGGATATCCATGCTTAATGAAGGTGGTAGCGCTACTTTGTACATCCCTGCCCATTTAGCTTACGGAAATGCAGGACAGGGAAGTATTCCTCCTGGAGCCGTTCTTATTTTTGAGGTGGAACTTGTTAAAATAAATTAA
- a CDS encoding MOSC domain-containing protein: protein MKITSTNTAKPTTIIWNNEEVTTGIFKTPTASAIFLGHSDVENDTVTDRKYHGGEFKACYLFSKDHYPYWKGLYPNLNWNYGMFGENLTVEGLDETKIQVGDIYRVGTALVQISEHREPCFKLGVKFKTQEVLKQFIHHGFCGTYIRVIEEGHVQNGDTFTLVKPAENSLTTSELFHLIFDKTKNQDLLLKATNNEALAPKLRNDVKKLID, encoded by the coding sequence TTGAAAATAACATCTACCAATACCGCCAAGCCAACCACGATTATCTGGAACAATGAAGAAGTAACCACGGGCATTTTTAAAACCCCAACAGCTTCAGCCATTTTTCTAGGACACAGTGATGTTGAAAACGATACCGTAACCGACAGAAAGTATCATGGAGGTGAATTTAAGGCATGTTATTTATTCTCAAAAGATCATTATCCGTACTGGAAAGGACTTTATCCAAATTTAAACTGGAATTACGGCATGTTTGGTGAAAACCTAACTGTAGAAGGTTTAGATGAAACTAAAATTCAGGTTGGAGATATTTACCGTGTGGGAACTGCTTTAGTACAGATTAGCGAACACCGAGAGCCTTGTTTTAAATTGGGCGTTAAGTTTAAAACACAAGAGGTTTTAAAACAGTTCATACATCATGGTTTTTGTGGTACCTATATCCGAGTAATAGAAGAAGGCCATGTGCAAAACGGAGATACATTTACCTTGGTTAAGCCAGCAGAAAACAGCCTAACCACCTCAGAACTCTTCCATTTAATTTTTGACAAAACTAAAAACCAAGACCTGCTTTTAAAAGCCACAAATAACGAAGCCTTAGCTCCAAAGCTTCGAAATGATGTTAAAAAGCTAATAGATTAA
- a CDS encoding B12-binding domain-containing radical SAM protein, producing MKDLLLITPPFTQLNTPYPATAYLKGFLNTKNISAFQMDLGIEVILELFNKKTFEELFHLAAKNQRIVSDNCQRIYALREAYLAPLDDIIQFLQGKNQSLARQICTDHYLPRASRFNQLDDMDWAFGSMGFQDKAKHLATLYLEDLSDFIIECIDDNFGFSRYAERLGQSAHSFNELYSNLEEQPTYIDQITLDILDNRIKATQPKLICFSVPFPGNLYSAFRCAQYIKTHFPEIKIAMGGGFPNTELRSLTDVRVFEFFDFITLDDGELPIELLYHNLVGNDSPPLYKRTFLLENGKVSYKNNSPKPDYKQLEIGTPDYSDLHLDQYISVIEIANPMHSLWSDGRWNKLTMAHGCYWGKCTFCDISLDYIKIYEPITAKLLVDRMAQIIAQTRENGFHFVDEAAPPSLMKALALEILKRKMTVTWWANIRFEKNFTHDLCQLLKASGCIAVSGGLEVASDRLLKLIDKGVTVEQVAQVTRNFTEANIMVHSYLMYGYPTQTIQETVDSLEMVRQLFELGIIQSGFWHQFALTAHSPIGQNPDAYNITPHYKNISFANNDIDFSDNTGIDHHMFSFGLKKSLFNFMHGIGFDLPLQDWFDFKIPHTTIHRDFIYDSLETPVDFKLKPRGKVLWLGSHPLVSEFSKTKKGNTYAYLKLSFHLKTDTIDITLNKNHGDWFTDIFGKLTPNNEQLLTLSELKKDFESHFDNFELFWFSKPIMTLRENGLLVL from the coding sequence TTGAAAGACCTCTTACTTATTACCCCGCCTTTTACACAACTCAATACGCCCTACCCTGCTACGGCATACTTGAAAGGCTTCCTTAATACGAAAAACATTAGTGCTTTTCAAATGGATTTGGGTATTGAAGTTATTTTAGAATTATTCAATAAAAAAACCTTCGAGGAATTATTTCATTTAGCTGCCAAAAACCAACGCATTGTATCAGATAATTGTCAGCGTATTTACGCCCTAAGAGAGGCCTATTTAGCCCCTTTAGATGATATCATCCAATTTCTTCAGGGCAAAAACCAGAGTTTAGCTCGACAAATTTGCACCGATCATTATTTACCTCGTGCCTCGCGTTTCAATCAGTTGGACGATATGGACTGGGCCTTCGGCTCGATGGGATTTCAAGATAAGGCCAAGCATCTGGCCACTTTGTATCTCGAAGATTTATCCGATTTCATTATTGAATGCATCGATGATAATTTTGGATTTAGCCGATATGCTGAGCGTTTAGGTCAGAGTGCTCATAGTTTTAATGAACTCTATTCGAATTTAGAAGAGCAGCCCACTTACATCGATCAAATAACACTTGACATTCTTGATAATCGCATTAAAGCTACACAACCCAAGTTAATTTGTTTTTCGGTACCCTTTCCAGGGAATTTGTACAGTGCTTTTCGTTGTGCTCAATATATTAAAACTCATTTTCCTGAAATTAAAATCGCCATGGGTGGCGGATTTCCAAACACTGAATTACGGTCATTAACCGATGTTCGAGTTTTTGAATTTTTCGATTTCATCACTCTAGATGATGGTGAATTACCCATCGAATTATTATACCACAACCTCGTTGGAAACGATTCTCCTCCACTTTACAAACGCACCTTTTTACTAGAAAACGGTAAGGTTTCATATAAAAATAACAGCCCCAAACCTGATTATAAACAGCTTGAAATAGGGACTCCCGACTATTCCGATTTACACCTAGACCAATACATTTCGGTAATTGAAATTGCAAATCCCATGCACAGTTTATGGAGTGATGGCCGATGGAATAAACTTACCATGGCACATGGTTGCTACTGGGGGAAATGTACTTTTTGTGACATATCATTAGATTACATTAAAATCTACGAACCTATCACCGCTAAATTATTGGTGGATCGTATGGCGCAAATCATAGCTCAAACAAGAGAAAACGGATTCCATTTTGTAGATGAAGCCGCGCCTCCTTCCCTTATGAAAGCTCTAGCTCTAGAGATTTTAAAACGAAAAATGACGGTGACTTGGTGGGCAAATATTCGTTTTGAAAAAAATTTCACCCACGATTTATGTCAGCTTTTAAAAGCTTCTGGCTGCATTGCCGTTTCTGGAGGTTTGGAAGTAGCCTCCGATCGCTTACTAAAATTGATAGACAAAGGGGTTACCGTGGAGCAAGTTGCCCAAGTGACCCGCAATTTCACCGAAGCAAACATCATGGTACACAGTTACCTCATGTACGGTTACCCAACACAAACCATTCAAGAAACGGTTGATAGCTTAGAAATGGTGCGCCAATTGTTTGAACTTGGCATTATTCAGTCTGGCTTCTGGCATCAGTTTGCTCTTACAGCTCACAGTCCCATTGGTCAAAATCCAGACGCTTATAACATTACTCCGCACTATAAGAACATCAGCTTTGCAAACAACGATATCGATTTTTCAGACAATACAGGCATAGACCACCACATGTTTAGTTTCGGATTAAAAAAATCCTTGTTTAATTTCATGCACGGTATTGGATTCGATTTACCTCTACAAGATTGGTTTGATTTTAAAATTCCACACACCACTATTCATCGTGATTTCATTTATGATAGCCTAGAAACACCTGTAGATTTCAAATTAAAACCACGAGGAAAAGTCCTTTGGTTAGGATCACACCCTTTAGTTAGTGAATTTTCAAAAACTAAAAAAGGAAATACTTATGCCTATTTAAAACTCTCATTTCATTTAAAAACGGATACGATCGATATAACGCTCAACAAAAATCATGGCGATTGGTTTACAGATATCTTTGGTAAACTCACACCAAATAATGAGCAATTACTAACGCTTTCCGAATTGAAAAAAGATTTTGAAAGCCATTTTGACAATTTTGAATTGTTCTGGTTTTCAAAACCTATTATGACTTTAAGGGAAAACGGACTTTTGGTTTTATAA